In Aeromicrobium marinum DSM 15272, one genomic interval encodes:
- the dxr gene encoding 1-deoxy-D-xylulose-5-phosphate reductoisomerase, producing MRTRVAILGSTGSIGTQAIEVVSEHRDRFCVTALAAGGSDPGLLARQAIDLDVPLVAVARASAVQDVQLALYAEAQRRGWSEGDHRIPRILAGPDAATRVAAEPADVVLNGMTGAVGLLPTLAALESGATLALANKESLIIGGELVTSAAGPGQLVPVDSEHSALAQALRGERIEDVARLVVTASGGPFRGRSRADLADVTPEQASAHPTWDMGPVITINSATLVNKGLEVIEAHLLFGIGYDRIDVVVHPGSVVHSMVEFVDGSTIAQASPPDMRLPIALGLAWPERLPGVARPCTWDTAATWEFAPLDEQVFPAVAVARRAGAFGRTAPAVYNAANEVCVDAFVAGDLDFLGIVDTVAAVVDEHLADRDAATAELTLDGVLEADAWARRRVTTHLESR from the coding sequence ATGCGTACGCGTGTCGCCATTCTCGGGTCCACCGGGTCCATCGGGACCCAGGCGATCGAGGTGGTCTCCGAGCACCGTGACCGGTTCTGTGTCACGGCGCTGGCCGCCGGGGGATCGGACCCGGGACTGCTGGCCCGGCAGGCGATCGACCTCGACGTCCCGCTGGTGGCGGTGGCCCGGGCCAGCGCCGTCCAGGACGTCCAGCTGGCGCTGTACGCCGAGGCGCAACGTCGGGGCTGGTCGGAGGGCGACCACCGGATCCCGCGGATCCTCGCCGGCCCGGACGCGGCCACCCGGGTCGCGGCAGAGCCGGCCGACGTCGTGCTCAACGGCATGACCGGCGCGGTCGGACTGCTGCCGACACTCGCCGCGCTGGAGTCCGGCGCGACCCTGGCGCTCGCCAACAAGGAGTCGCTCATCATCGGGGGCGAGCTGGTCACCTCCGCCGCCGGGCCGGGTCAGCTGGTCCCGGTCGACTCCGAGCACTCCGCGCTCGCCCAGGCCCTGCGGGGGGAGCGGATCGAGGACGTCGCCCGACTCGTCGTGACCGCCAGCGGCGGTCCGTTCCGGGGTCGCAGCCGCGCAGACCTGGCCGACGTCACCCCGGAGCAGGCCAGCGCCCACCCGACGTGGGACATGGGCCCGGTCATCACGATCAACTCCGCCACCCTCGTGAACAAGGGCCTGGAGGTGATCGAGGCCCATCTGCTGTTCGGCATCGGCTACGACCGCATCGACGTGGTGGTGCACCCCGGTTCGGTGGTGCACTCGATGGTGGAGTTCGTCGACGGGTCCACCATCGCCCAGGCCTCGCCGCCCGACATGAGACTGCCGATCGCCCTGGGTCTGGCCTGGCCGGAGCGCCTGCCGGGGGTGGCGCGGCCGTGCACGTGGGACACGGCGGCGACGTGGGAGTTCGCCCCGCTCGACGAGCAGGTGTTCCCGGCCGTGGCCGTGGCCCGCCGTGCCGGCGCGTTCGGCCGCACCGCACCGGCGGTGTACAACGCGGCCAACGAGGTCTGTGTCGACGCCTTCGTGGCCGGTGATTTGGACTTCCTCGGCATCGTGGACACCGTGGCCGCTGTCGTGGACGAGCACCTGGCGGATCGCGATGCCGCCACCGCCGAGCTGACGCTCGACGGCGTGCTCGAGGCCGATGCCTGGGCGCGCCGCCGCGTCACCACCCACCTGGAGTCCCGATGA
- a CDS encoding M50 family metallopeptidase has protein sequence MNAVIYTLGVLVFIVGVVVSIALHECGHMVPARRFGVKVTQFFVGFGRTVWSTRRGETEYGFKAVPLGGYVKLVGMLPPAKDTDPHLVRQSNTGLFTQLVSDARAAEYELVADEDMDRLFYRLPWWKKVIVMAGGPLVNVAIAAVLFAVVLIGFGAQVPTTTVQSVSDCAISDAEAGRACTDADPPTPAREAGLLPGDVITSFNGDPVDGWEELTRSIRANGDRAAAIGFDRGGAPQTVTVQTSVIERIAVDDPDRVEDVGFLGVSPTFANERQGPLVVGEVMWETSQATVEAILRLPERMVGVVKAAVGGERENDGPISVVGASRVAGELVTLDEPTWAERAQRLLSLLASLNLFLALFNFVPLLPLDGGHIAGALWEGIRNAWARLRGRPEPGPVDVARMLPVAYAVGLTLIVMSVILIYADIVNPISIT, from the coding sequence ATGAACGCCGTGATCTACACCCTGGGGGTGCTGGTCTTCATCGTCGGCGTCGTCGTCTCGATCGCCCTGCACGAGTGCGGCCACATGGTCCCGGCGCGTCGGTTCGGGGTCAAGGTGACCCAGTTCTTCGTCGGCTTCGGACGCACGGTGTGGTCGACGCGTCGCGGTGAGACCGAGTACGGCTTCAAGGCCGTCCCGCTCGGCGGCTACGTCAAGCTCGTCGGGATGCTGCCACCGGCGAAGGACACCGATCCTCACCTGGTCCGGCAGAGCAACACCGGCCTGTTCACGCAGCTGGTGTCCGACGCCCGCGCCGCCGAGTACGAGCTGGTGGCCGACGAGGACATGGACCGGTTGTTCTACCGCCTGCCGTGGTGGAAGAAGGTCATCGTGATGGCGGGCGGGCCGCTGGTCAACGTGGCGATCGCGGCGGTGCTGTTCGCGGTGGTGCTGATCGGGTTCGGCGCACAGGTGCCGACCACCACGGTCCAGTCGGTGTCGGACTGCGCCATCAGCGACGCCGAGGCCGGCCGGGCGTGCACCGACGCCGACCCGCCGACCCCGGCCCGGGAGGCCGGTCTGCTCCCCGGCGACGTCATCACCTCGTTCAACGGCGACCCCGTCGACGGGTGGGAGGAGCTCACCCGCTCGATCCGGGCGAACGGCGACCGGGCCGCCGCGATCGGCTTCGATCGCGGGGGCGCCCCGCAGACCGTCACGGTGCAGACCTCGGTGATCGAGCGCATCGCCGTCGACGACCCCGACCGCGTCGAGGACGTCGGCTTCCTCGGGGTCTCCCCGACCTTCGCCAACGAGCGACAGGGTCCGCTGGTCGTCGGCGAGGTCATGTGGGAGACCAGCCAGGCCACCGTCGAGGCGATCCTGCGGCTCCCCGAGCGGATGGTCGGGGTGGTGAAGGCCGCCGTAGGCGGCGAGCGGGAGAACGACGGCCCGATCAGTGTGGTGGGAGCCAGCCGGGTCGCCGGTGAGCTGGTCACGCTCGACGAGCCCACGTGGGCCGAGCGCGCCCAGCGGCTGCTGAGCCTCCTGGCCAGCCTCAACCTGTTCCTCGCGCTGTTCAACTTCGTCCCCCTGCTGCCGCTCGACGGAGGACACATCGCCGGGGCGCTGTGGGAGGGGATCCGCAACGCGTGGGCGCGTCTGCGCGGCCGGCCGGAGCCGGGCCCGGTCGACGTGGCCCGCATGCTGCCGGTCGCCTATGCGGTGGGCCTTACCCTGATCGTGATGAGCGTGATCCTGATCTACGCCGACATCGTGAACCCGATCAGCATCACGTGA
- a CDS encoding DUF4081 domain-containing GNAT family N-acetyltransferase, producing the protein MLDTRTGVRALSPADLPAFRELLARDPLTNVFLQYRADTTRLEPRWMGGQMLGRFTDGVLTSVCHCGANVVPGEADRTAAEAFADRLVRSGVRPSSIAGPRDAVLTMWERLGPVWGPARSPRLAQPFLVIDHESPLTPDPRVRRVVMDELDVLYPACVQMFAEEVGVDPEASHGHMYRARVAQLVTQGWAFAIIEDDEVLFKAEVGAASTAACQLQGVWVRPDLRGTGVAAGALASVVRLVRRDIAAAVTLYVNDHNLPARRTYARAGFRDHGTFASILL; encoded by the coding sequence GTGCTCGACACCCGCACCGGCGTCCGGGCGCTCTCGCCGGCAGACCTCCCGGCGTTCCGTGAGCTGCTCGCCCGGGACCCGCTGACCAACGTCTTCCTGCAGTACCGCGCCGACACGACCCGCCTGGAGCCGCGATGGATGGGCGGCCAGATGCTCGGCCGGTTCACCGACGGAGTGCTCACCTCGGTGTGCCACTGCGGGGCGAACGTGGTGCCGGGCGAGGCCGACCGGACGGCCGCCGAGGCCTTCGCCGACCGTCTCGTCCGCAGCGGCGTCCGCCCGTCGTCGATCGCAGGACCCCGTGACGCGGTGCTCACCATGTGGGAACGGCTCGGGCCCGTGTGGGGTCCGGCCCGGTCGCCCCGGCTCGCGCAGCCGTTCCTGGTCATCGACCACGAGAGCCCCCTGACGCCCGATCCGCGGGTGCGGCGGGTCGTGATGGACGAGCTCGACGTCCTGTACCCCGCGTGCGTCCAGATGTTCGCCGAGGAGGTGGGTGTCGACCCGGAGGCCAGCCACGGCCACATGTACCGGGCGCGGGTGGCCCAGCTGGTCACCCAGGGGTGGGCGTTCGCGATCATCGAGGACGACGAGGTGCTGTTCAAGGCCGAGGTCGGGGCCGCCTCGACCGCGGCGTGCCAGCTGCAGGGGGTCTGGGTCCGGCCGGACCTGCGGGGCACGGGCGTCGCCGCAGGCGCCCTCGCGTCGGTCGTGCGGCTCGTCCGCCGCGACATCGCCGCGGCGGTCACCCTGTACGTCAACGACCACAACCTCCCGGCCCGGCGGACCTACGCCAGGGCCGGGTTCCGCGACCACGGCACGTTCGCGTCGATCCTGCTCTGA
- the rimP gene encoding ribosome maturation factor RimP, with amino-acid sequence MDERFTALVRSCVEPEGLELDDLTISAAGRKRVLRVALDSDDGVGIDQITAVTRALNAVLDDDPAAVAALGGTPYTLEVTSRGVSSPLTSPRHWRRNHGRLVKVELTDGAVETGRITSSTDTHATLAQQERRGAPTDIREIAYPEVARALVQVELNRKDA; translated from the coding sequence ATGGACGAACGATTCACCGCTCTCGTGCGGTCGTGCGTCGAGCCCGAGGGGCTCGAGCTCGACGACCTCACGATCAGCGCGGCGGGCCGCAAGCGGGTGCTCCGTGTCGCCCTGGACTCCGACGACGGTGTCGGCATCGACCAGATCACCGCCGTCACCCGTGCGCTCAACGCCGTGCTCGACGACGACCCGGCGGCGGTGGCCGCCCTCGGCGGCACGCCGTACACCCTCGAGGTCACATCGCGCGGGGTCTCGAGCCCCCTCACCAGCCCCCGCCACTGGCGGCGCAACCACGGTCGTCTCGTCAAGGTCGAGCTGACCGACGGCGCCGTGGAGACCGGCCGGATCACCAGCAGCACCGACACCCACGCCACCCTCGCCCAGCAGGAGCGCCGTGGCGCACCGACGGACATCCGAGAGATCGCCTATCCCGAGGTGGCCCGTGCACTCGTGCAGGTCGAGCTGAACAGGAAGGACGCGTGA
- a CDS encoding ABC transporter ATP-binding protein — MITVEHLTKTYGGFRAVDDVTFSCRPGAVTGFLGPNGAGKSTTMRIMAGLTPATSGDARVGGVRYQDIPNPGTQIGVLLDASAQHAGRTGREILALSAATMGLPTSRVDEMLKLVSLTPSESKRRVKNYSLGMRQRLGIANALLGDPKILILDEPANGLDPAGIHWMRSLLREYANRGGTVLLSSHLLHEIEVIADEIIVIGNGRIVAQGTKEQLLQTAGTFVKAADPSALAHALTAAGITAGPSGDGGLRTESTPEEVGRVAAAAGVALVELRPADGAGLEEMFLELTAENQREATTPEGASA; from the coding sequence ATGATCACTGTCGAACACCTCACGAAGACGTACGGCGGGTTCCGCGCCGTCGACGACGTCACCTTCTCCTGCCGACCGGGAGCCGTCACCGGCTTCCTGGGGCCCAACGGCGCCGGCAAGTCCACGACCATGCGGATCATGGCCGGCCTGACCCCGGCGACGTCGGGCGACGCCAGGGTCGGCGGCGTCCGCTACCAGGACATCCCGAACCCCGGTACGCAGATCGGGGTCCTGCTGGACGCGTCCGCGCAGCACGCCGGCCGGACCGGTCGCGAGATCCTCGCGCTGAGCGCGGCCACCATGGGCCTGCCGACCAGCCGGGTCGACGAGATGCTCAAGCTGGTGAGCCTGACGCCCTCGGAGTCCAAGCGGCGCGTCAAGAACTACTCCCTGGGCATGCGTCAGCGGCTCGGCATCGCCAACGCCCTGCTGGGTGACCCCAAGATCCTGATCCTCGACGAGCCGGCCAACGGGCTCGACCCGGCCGGCATCCACTGGATGCGCAGCCTGCTGCGCGAGTACGCCAACCGGGGCGGCACCGTGCTGCTGTCGTCGCACCTGCTCCACGAGATCGAGGTCATCGCCGACGAGATCATCGTCATCGGCAACGGCCGGATCGTCGCGCAGGGCACCAAGGAGCAGCTCCTGCAGACCGCGGGCACCTTCGTCAAGGCCGCGGACCCGTCGGCCCTGGCCCACGCGCTCACCGCGGCCGGCATCACCGCGGGCCCGTCGGGCGACGGCGGTCTGCGGACCGAGTCGACCCCCGAGGAGGTCGGGCGAGTGGCGGCCGCCGCCGGGGTGGCGCTGGTCGAGCTCCGCCCCGCCGACGGCGCCGGTCTCGAGGAGATGTTCCTCGAGCTGACGGCCGAGAACCAGCGCGAAGCCACGACCCCCGAAGGAGCCTCCGCATGA
- a CDS encoding universal stress protein, translated as MSSDPLILVGHDGSTFADEALRWALVQAARTSGRVRVLRAWSITTAPRPDSAEAGYVPPLDDFAAAVLTRLESDTAATRAEHPTVDVDLETVHGPAAPALIEASGDADLLVVGPRGLGGFRGLVLGSVSEQCVRHAHCPVVVIRA; from the coding sequence ATGTCCTCCGACCCGTTGATCCTCGTCGGCCACGACGGCTCCACCTTCGCCGACGAGGCGCTGCGCTGGGCGCTCGTCCAGGCCGCCCGCACGTCCGGCCGGGTGCGGGTCCTGCGTGCCTGGTCGATCACCACCGCTCCGCGCCCCGACTCCGCGGAGGCCGGGTACGTGCCGCCGCTGGACGACTTCGCTGCGGCCGTGCTCACCCGGCTGGAGTCCGACACCGCCGCCACGAGGGCTGAGCACCCGACCGTCGACGTCGACCTCGAGACCGTCCACGGACCGGCCGCGCCCGCCCTGATCGAGGCCTCCGGGGATGCGGATCTGCTGGTCGTCGGGCCCCGCGGCCTGGGCGGCTTCCGCGGCCTGGTGCTCGGCTCGGTCAGTGAGCAGTGCGTGCGGCACGCCCACTGCCCGGTGGTCGTGATCCGGGCCTGA
- a CDS encoding proline--tRNA ligase, whose translation MSRLFLRTLRDDPADAEVPSHRLLVRAGYVRRVAPGIYSWLPLGLKVLARVEAIVREEMEAIGAQEVRFPALLPREPYEASNRWTEYGPNLFRLTDRKGADLLLGPTHEELFTLLVKDLYGSYKDLPLSIYQIQTKYRDEARPRAGILRGREFIMKDSYSFDVDDAGLEASYQAHRAAYVRIFDRLGFEYVVVHADSGAMGGSASEEFLAVSDTGEDTFVRSPGGYAANVEAVTTVAPDPVPFDGLPAAHAEQTPDTPTIDTLVAHLQERFPRDDRAWTAADTLKNVLVMLRHPDGSRSPLAVGVPGDREVDPKRLETQVSPAEVEPFGEADFAAHPDLVKGYIGPAVLGEDGPTGIRYLVDPRVVDGTRWVTGANVAGSHVIDLVAGRDFTADGTIEAAEVRAGDPAPDGSGPLELARGIEMGHIFQLGRKYAEVLDLKVLDENGKLVTVTMGSYGVGVSRAVAAVVESSHDDLGIVWPRALAPYDVHLIAAGKDEAVHLGAARLYDELRAAGLDVLFDDRPGKISLGVKFKDAELLGMPTIVVVGKGFADGVVEVKDRATGDRSDVPVDDLVELLSASVREGRPLPPPT comes from the coding sequence ATGTCCCGGTTGTTCCTCCGCACGCTCCGTGACGACCCCGCCGACGCGGAGGTGCCCAGCCACCGGTTGCTCGTGCGCGCCGGCTACGTGCGCCGGGTGGCTCCCGGCATCTACTCGTGGTTGCCGCTCGGGCTGAAGGTCCTGGCCCGGGTGGAGGCGATCGTCCGCGAGGAGATGGAGGCGATCGGCGCGCAGGAGGTCCGCTTCCCGGCCCTGCTGCCGCGTGAGCCGTACGAGGCGAGCAACCGGTGGACCGAGTACGGCCCGAACCTGTTCCGTCTCACCGACCGCAAGGGCGCGGACCTGCTCCTGGGGCCGACCCACGAGGAGCTGTTCACCCTGCTGGTCAAGGACCTGTACGGCTCGTACAAGGACCTGCCGCTGTCGATCTACCAGATCCAGACCAAGTACCGCGACGAGGCGCGCCCGCGGGCGGGCATCCTGCGCGGCCGCGAGTTCATCATGAAGGACTCCTACAGCTTCGACGTCGACGACGCGGGCCTGGAGGCGTCGTACCAGGCGCACCGCGCCGCGTACGTCCGGATCTTCGACCGGCTGGGCTTCGAGTACGTCGTCGTCCACGCCGACTCCGGTGCCATGGGTGGCTCCGCGAGCGAGGAGTTCCTCGCCGTGTCGGACACCGGCGAGGACACCTTCGTCCGGTCGCCGGGGGGCTACGCCGCGAACGTCGAGGCGGTCACCACGGTGGCACCGGACCCGGTGCCGTTCGACGGCCTGCCGGCGGCGCACGCCGAGCAGACGCCCGACACCCCCACGATCGACACCCTGGTGGCGCACCTGCAGGAACGCTTCCCGCGCGACGACCGGGCCTGGACGGCGGCCGACACCCTCAAGAACGTGCTCGTGATGCTCCGCCACCCCGACGGCAGCCGCTCGCCGCTCGCGGTCGGCGTCCCCGGTGACCGGGAGGTCGACCCCAAGCGGCTGGAGACCCAGGTGTCGCCGGCGGAGGTCGAGCCGTTCGGCGAGGCCGACTTCGCCGCTCACCCCGATCTCGTCAAGGGCTACATCGGGCCGGCGGTCCTCGGGGAGGACGGCCCGACCGGCATCCGCTACCTCGTCGACCCGCGCGTCGTCGACGGCACCCGCTGGGTCACCGGTGCGAACGTCGCCGGGTCCCACGTGATCGACCTGGTCGCCGGTCGCGACTTCACCGCCGACGGCACGATCGAGGCTGCAGAGGTCCGCGCGGGAGACCCGGCGCCGGACGGGTCGGGCCCGCTGGAGCTGGCCCGCGGGATCGAGATGGGACACATCTTCCAGCTCGGTCGCAAGTACGCCGAGGTGCTGGACCTGAAGGTGCTGGACGAGAACGGCAAGCTCGTCACGGTCACGATGGGGTCCTACGGCGTCGGAGTCTCGCGCGCCGTGGCCGCGGTCGTGGAGTCCTCGCACGACGACCTCGGCATCGTCTGGCCCCGTGCCCTCGCGCCGTACGACGTCCACCTGATCGCGGCGGGCAAGGACGAGGCGGTCCACCTCGGCGCGGCCCGCCTCTACGACGAGCTGCGCGCGGCCGGTCTGGACGTGCTGTTCGACGACAGGCCCGGGAAAATCTCGCTGGGGGTCAAGTTCAAGGACGCCGAGCTGCTCGGCATGCCCACGATCGTGGTCGTCGGCAAGGGCTTCGCGGACGGCGTGGTGGAGGTCAAGGACCGCGCCACGGGTGACCGCAGCGACGTGCCGGTGGACGATCTGGTCGAGCTGCTCAGCGCGTCAGTCCGGGAAGGGCGACCACTGCCGCCCCCCACGTGA
- a CDS encoding DUF4439 domain-containing protein — MSTDTPAPDLMTALGLEHEAVWLHSQIAGRFPDLRERAEASFRAHRARRDELVAEIGDRATGPQVSYGPAVVADPVDAAARAQDLEHRIAAVWLELATRADGDARRTSLAQVVVAARARLTWGAAVVALPGLTR, encoded by the coding sequence ATGAGCACCGACACGCCGGCACCGGACCTCATGACCGCCTTGGGCCTCGAGCACGAGGCGGTGTGGCTGCACAGCCAGATCGCGGGCCGCTTCCCCGACCTGCGGGAGCGGGCCGAGGCATCGTTCCGAGCCCATCGTGCGCGGCGCGACGAGCTGGTGGCCGAGATCGGCGACCGAGCGACCGGCCCTCAGGTGTCGTACGGCCCGGCCGTCGTGGCCGACCCCGTCGACGCGGCGGCGCGGGCCCAGGACCTCGAGCACCGCATCGCCGCGGTCTGGCTCGAGCTGGCGACCCGCGCGGACGGCGACGCCCGGCGGACGTCGCTCGCCCAGGTGGTGGTCGCTGCGCGGGCGCGCCTCACGTGGGGGGCGGCAGTGGTCGCCCTTCCCGGACTGACGCGCTGA
- a CDS encoding DoxX family protein, whose amino-acid sequence MTREVKVLAGILGAAGVLHFVKPGPYEQIVPKPLPYKRELVYASGVVEVASAAMLMRPATRPLGGRLATLLLVAVFPANVQMTISAMQSSKAPWWFTAGTVLRLPLQLPLIRIAARAARSKG is encoded by the coding sequence ATGACGCGTGAGGTGAAGGTGCTCGCGGGCATCCTGGGAGCGGCGGGCGTGCTGCACTTCGTCAAGCCCGGACCGTACGAGCAGATCGTGCCCAAGCCGCTGCCCTACAAGCGCGAGCTGGTCTACGCCTCCGGTGTCGTCGAGGTCGCGTCGGCAGCGATGCTGATGCGGCCCGCCACCCGCCCGCTGGGTGGTCGCCTCGCGACCCTCCTGCTGGTCGCGGTGTTCCCCGCCAATGTCCAGATGACGATCTCGGCGATGCAGAGCTCGAAGGCGCCGTGGTGGTTCACGGCCGGGACCGTGCTGCGGCTGCCGCTGCAGCTGCCGCTCATCCGGATCGCCGCGAGGGCCGCACGCAGCAAGGGCTGA
- the ispG gene encoding flavodoxin-dependent (E)-4-hydroxy-3-methylbut-2-enyl-diphosphate synthase — protein sequence MSIDLGMPAPPVPVLAPRRPTRKIKVGTVDVGGDAPISVQSMTTTLTSDVNSTLQQIAELTAAGCDIVRVACPSQDDADALPDIARKSQIPVIADIHFQPKYVYAAIDAGCAAVRVNPGNIRQFDDQVGAIAKAAKDAGVSIRIGVNAGSLDKRLMEKYGRATPEALVESAVWEASLFEEHDFHDFKISVKHNDPVIMVQAYEMLSERGDWPLHLGVTEAGPAFQGTIKSATAFGALLSRGIGDTIRVSLSAPPVEEVKVGLQILQSLNLRERKLEIVSCPSCGRAQVDVYTLAEQVTAGLEGLEVPLRVAVMGCVVNGPGEAREADLGVASGNGKGQIFVKGEVIKTVPESKIVETLIEEALRIAEGMEAVDGGGAEVTVS from the coding sequence ATGAGCATCGACCTGGGCATGCCGGCCCCGCCCGTCCCCGTCCTCGCGCCACGGCGGCCGACCCGCAAGATCAAGGTCGGCACGGTCGACGTCGGGGGTGACGCACCGATCTCGGTCCAGTCGATGACGACGACCCTGACCTCCGACGTCAACTCGACCCTGCAGCAGATCGCCGAGCTGACCGCGGCCGGTTGCGACATCGTGCGGGTCGCGTGTCCCAGCCAGGACGACGCCGACGCGCTGCCCGACATCGCGCGCAAGAGCCAGATCCCGGTCATCGCCGACATCCACTTCCAGCCCAAGTACGTCTACGCCGCGATCGACGCCGGCTGCGCGGCCGTGCGCGTCAACCCCGGCAACATCCGTCAGTTCGACGACCAGGTGGGCGCCATCGCCAAGGCGGCGAAGGACGCGGGCGTGTCGATCCGGATCGGCGTCAACGCCGGTTCGCTCGACAAGCGGTTGATGGAGAAGTACGGCCGCGCCACGCCGGAGGCGCTGGTCGAGTCGGCCGTCTGGGAGGCCTCGCTGTTCGAGGAGCACGACTTCCACGACTTCAAGATCTCGGTGAAGCACAACGACCCGGTGATCATGGTGCAGGCGTACGAGATGCTCTCCGAGCGGGGCGACTGGCCCCTGCACCTCGGCGTCACCGAGGCCGGTCCGGCCTTCCAGGGCACGATCAAGAGCGCCACGGCCTTCGGTGCCCTGCTCAGCCGGGGCATCGGTGACACCATCCGGGTCTCGCTGTCGGCGCCCCCGGTCGAGGAGGTCAAGGTCGGCCTGCAGATCCTGCAGTCGCTCAACCTGCGCGAGCGCAAGCTCGAGATCGTGTCGTGTCCGTCGTGCGGGCGCGCCCAGGTCGACGTGTACACGCTCGCCGAGCAGGTCACGGCCGGGCTGGAGGGCCTCGAGGTGCCGTTGCGGGTCGCGGTCATGGGGTGCGTCGTCAACGGCCCGGGCGAGGCCCGCGAGGCCGACCTCGGGGTCGCGTCCGGCAACGGCAAGGGCCAGATCTTCGTCAAGGGCGAGGTCATCAAGACCGTGCCGGAGTCCAAGATCGTCGAGACCCTCATCGAGGAGGCCCTGCGGATCGCCGAGGGCATGGAGGCGGTCGACGGCGGCGGCGCCGAGGTCACCGTCTCCTGA
- a CDS encoding ABC transporter permease gives MSTTHAPVTVHTDRPGVPLSRIVRVELRKMFNTRSGFWLMMSIAITALLATASVILFAPDSVITYNSFGSAIGVPFGVILPVVAILSVTSEWSQRTGLITFTLVPHRGQVVAAKGIAAVIVAVASMLFSFGVGALGNVVGAAVNGVDTVWNVTVTDMLLITLGNVLGLLIGFMLGVVIRNSAGAIVGYFAYAFVVPTIFGILAFFQDWFDRIQPWIDFGDAQVPLFETSISGEEWAQLGVSGLIWLVVPLTLGVMAVLRSEVK, from the coding sequence ATGAGCACCACCCACGCACCGGTCACCGTCCACACCGACCGACCCGGCGTCCCGCTGAGTCGTATCGTCCGGGTCGAGCTCCGCAAGATGTTCAACACCCGGTCAGGCTTCTGGCTGATGATGAGCATCGCCATCACGGCGCTGCTGGCCACGGCGAGCGTCATCCTGTTCGCGCCCGACAGCGTCATCACCTACAACAGCTTCGGCAGTGCGATCGGGGTGCCGTTCGGCGTCATCCTGCCCGTGGTGGCGATCCTCTCGGTCACCAGCGAGTGGAGCCAGCGCACCGGACTGATCACGTTCACGCTGGTGCCGCACCGGGGCCAGGTGGTGGCGGCCAAGGGCATCGCTGCCGTCATCGTGGCGGTGGCGTCGATGCTGTTCTCCTTCGGCGTCGGAGCGCTCGGCAACGTGGTGGGCGCGGCCGTCAACGGCGTCGACACGGTGTGGAACGTGACCGTCACCGACATGCTGCTGATCACGCTCGGCAACGTCCTCGGTCTGCTCATCGGATTCATGCTGGGCGTGGTCATCCGCAACTCCGCGGGAGCGATCGTCGGCTACTTCGCCTACGCGTTCGTCGTGCCGACCATCTTCGGCATCCTCGCGTTCTTCCAGGACTGGTTCGACCGCATCCAGCCGTGGATCGACTTCGGCGACGCCCAGGTGCCGCTGTTCGAGACGTCCATCAGCGGTGAGGAGTGGGCGCAGCTCGGGGTCTCGGGCCTGATCTGGCTGGTCGTCCCGCTCACGCTGGGCGTCATGGCCGTCCTGCGGTCCGAGGTCAAGTAG